Proteins encoded together in one Vigna angularis cultivar LongXiaoDou No.4 chromosome 5, ASM1680809v1, whole genome shotgun sequence window:
- the LOC108340402 gene encoding zinc finger CCCH domain-containing protein 37 — MENHIYSSYSPSTNYRFRDSDSSTMFLSHHHRAADSAALRFSSSLADDIAPPGVTSRIASSAAANYLSPWASSAATSSLDFKRSSDALYHPTILGTIGQSEAWYSTNSLAKRPRYESASNMTIYPQRPGEKDCAHYMLTRTCKFGDSCKFDHPVWVPEGGIPDWKEVPNVVTSETPPERPGEPDCPYFLKTQRCKFGSKCKFNHPKVSSENDDVSSGLPERPSEPPCSFYMKTGKCKFGASCKFHHPKDIQIQSSDELSHTQTEINSMIGGSLGDTQPIKSLISPSLQNSKGLPVRLGEVDCPFYMKTGSCKYGATCRYNHPDRNAINPPIAGLGASILPSSAASLNIGLLSPAVSVYQAFDPRLSNPMSQVGIAESIYPQRPGQIECDFYMKTGDCKFGERCKYHHPIDRSAPSLSKQASVKLTPAGLPRREGAVICPYYLKTGTCKFGATCKFDHPPPGEVVEMAKSQGTSADGGEAED; from the exons ATGGAAAACCACATCTACTCCTCCTACAGCCCGTCCACCAACTACCGATTTCGCGACTCCGACTCCTCAACCATGTTCCTCTCCCACCACCACCGTGCCGCCGACTCCGCCGCCCTCCGCTTCTCCTCCTCCCTCGCCGACGACATTGCCCCGCCAGGTGTTACCTCCCGCATCGCCTCTTCCGCCGCCGCCAACTACCTCTCCCCCTGGGCCTCCTCCGCCGCCACCTCCTCCCTCGACTTCAAACGCTCCTCTGACG CTCTCTACCATCCAACCATTTTGGGTACTATTGGGCAAAGTGAAGCTTGGTATTCTACAAACTCACTGGCCAAGCGCCCTAGATATGAAAGTGCTTCCAATATGACTATATATCCACAGAGGCCAGGAGAAAAAGATTGTGCCCACTATATGCTCACAAGAACCTGTAAGTTTGGAGATAGCTGCAAGTTTGACCATCCTGTTTGGGTTCCTGAGGGTGGAATCCCGGATTGGAAAGAG GTTCCAAATGTTGTTACAAGTGAAACTCCTCCTGAGAGACCAGGGGAACCAGATTGTCCA TACTTTCTGAAAACTCAGAGATGCAAGTTTGGTTCAAAGTGCAAATTTAATCATCCTAAGGTTTCCTCTGAAAATGATGATGTATCTTCTGGCTTACCTGAGAGGCCATCAGAGCCCCCTTGCTCG TTCTACATGAAAACTGGAAAATGTAAATTTGGTGCTTCTTGTAAATTCCATCACCCCAAGGATATCCAGATTCAGTCGTCTGATGAGTTGAGTCATACTCAGACAGAAATAAATTCTATGATAGGAGGTTCACTTGGAGATACACAACCAATTAAGTCTCTAATATCTCCATCATTGCAAAATAGCAAAGGACTTCCAGTTAGACTG GGGGAAGTGGATTGCCCATTCTACATGAAAACTGGCAG TTGCAAGTACGGTGCCACTTGCCGCTACAATCATCCTGACAGGAATG CAATTAATCCACCCATTGCTGGATTAGGCGCTTCTATTTTGCCATCCTCAGCTGCTAGTCTGAATATTGGACTTCTTAGTCCAGCTGTGTCTGTTTATCAAGCTTTTGACCCAAGGCTGTCAAATCCAATG TCTCAGGTGGGAATTGCAGAATCCATCTATCCTCAACGACCTGGCCAGATCGAATGTGAT TTTTACATGAAAACTGGCGACTGTAAATTCGGTGAAAGATGTAAGTATCATCACCCAATTGATCGCTCAGCACCATCACTGTCAAAGCAGGCTTCTGTCAAGCTCACTCCTGCAGGACTACCAAGAAGAGAG GGTGCGGTTATTTGTCCATATTATTTGAAAACTGGAACATGCAAGTTTGGTGCGACCTGCAAGTTTGACCACCCACCACCTGGAGAAGTTGTGGAGATGGCAAAATCTCAAGGAACATCAGCCGATGGAGGGGAAGCAGAAGACTGA